GACGTCGAGAGGTGGCGCTGAGACTCGAAGAAATCGATGACGAAGACCTGCGCCTGGGTCGTGAGGTTGATCAGAAAGGCGATCGCGCACACGAGGAGGAGACTGCGCAGGTGCGGAGGACGCGCGATTTCGGCCCACCTCGACCACGCCTTGGTCTCGGCGATGCGCAGGTATCGACTGCTCTCGGGAAGCCGCCGGCGCAGCCACACGGCGACGAGAAGGACTGGAACGGCGGCGCCGTACAGCCACCGCCAGGAGATGCCGAGCGGTGCGAGCACGACCCCGTACAGCAACGACCCGAAGCCGGCGCCCAGGATGTCCAGCGTGGCAAGGAAGCCGAACCCGAACCCACGTGCCCCCGCCGGCAGTTCTTCCGCGATAACGGTCCAGGTGAGCGAGATCTCCGTGGCAAGGAAGAGCCGCGCCGCGAACTGGAACCCCGCGAACGCGCCGATGGTCGGTGCAACGGCCGTCGCCGCGGTCGCGATGGTGTAGCCGGTGATCGACACCAGCAGCACCCGCCGGCGACCGTGCCGGTCCGCCCTTCTTGCGACGAAGATCGCGGGCAGGGCCCCGAGATACAGAAGGCTCAGCCACAGCGAAGCCGAGGACTGGGAGAGCCCGAAGCTGTGGCGGATGTGCGGAAGGGCGAAGATGACGACGTTGAGGTCGTAGCCCTCGAAGAAGCTCGCCCATCCGAGCAGCGCCAGGAGCTGCCAGTGCGACGGTTCGAGCAGACGGGCGGGCTCGAGCAGTTTCCCCAGCCGGCTCACCTCAGGTACCTGAGCCGAGGCCCAACACCCGCCAGAGTCGCCGGTACGCCGGCGTGAGAAGCCCGACCTCCTCGCACAGGCGCCGCACCTTCTGCAACGACTCCACCGTCGCGGCCCGATGCTCGGGGTTGTAGGTGTAGGCCAGATCGAGGACCGACGCCGGGATCGCATAGTCCGCGACGATCTGGCGCGACGGGCGGAGCATCATCTGCGCCATGGCGGCGAGGATCAGCGGCGCTCCGACGGCGAGCTCGGCGCGGCGGAACCGGCTGAGCTGCGGTACCCGGCGCTTGAGATAGTGGCGGGCGAAGGACAGGTGCCGGGCCTCCTCGGTCACGTGGATGCGCACGATCCGTTCCACCAGGGGATGGGCGATGCCGGCGCGCAGCCGCTGTCGCTGGACGTAGTCGATGGGGTCCTCGCCCCCGAGGACGAAC
Above is a window of Acidimicrobiales bacterium DNA encoding:
- a CDS encoding MFS transporter, translating into MSRLGKLLEPARLLEPSHWQLLALLGWASFFEGYDLNVVIFALPHIRHSFGLSQSSASLWLSLLYLGALPAIFVARRADRHGRRRVLLVSITGYTIATAATAVAPTIGAFAGFQFAARLFLATEISLTWTVIAEELPAGARGFGFGFLATLDILGAGFGSLLYGVVLAPLGISWRWLYGAAVPVLLVAVWLRRRLPESSRYLRIAETKAWSRWAEIARPPHLRSLLLVCAIAFLINLTTQAQVFVIDFFESQRHLSTSAANLILVAAGALAIPVLGIAGSLSDRLGRKAVGCGFLAAGVTGTYLLFFIAHGAPELFGALALTYVGGFGAWPALGAYGTELFPTSLRALGNSTAGAAKVMGQCVGFVAGGVLIAGTKGLSDAVGILALGPLVAIPVVALLLPETSGRDVDETAGAGVPAVALS